The segment TGAGAAGGTCCTGGAAGAGCAGTGAGGCTCTGTAACAAGGTGGAGAGCCAAGCTGAAGGCTGGATGCTGTCCATGGGAATAGCCAAGGGGTGAGGTGGTCTGAGCTCCGGGCATGGCTTGGCATtcctggggcacagggctctgtcacctcagccctgctgcagagcaggagctcaggCACCTGCCTGGAGGCATCCAAATCCTCGAACTCTGCTGCTTTTTAGCCAGAACTTGACAGTGATAAATGAgagggagcagaacagcagctTGCTGACGCCCACTCATCCGTCAAAGCGAGATTAGTATGTGCCTATTTTGGTTTCCCCTTTAATCAAAAATCAATTAGACAATTTCCAAATGAATATTCAGCCAAGGAGCAGGCTGTCAGGCAGACTGACAGCGCTCAGCATCACTGTGTGTTTTCCAGTTTAGAGTTTTTCAGTGTATTGAAACTAAACAAGgggatgaggaagaaaaaacatcTCTTTCCCTGGAGATGTCATCTCAAACCCTGATGGAGCTTATTCTCCATTCCAGATATTCAAAGCACCCTCCATGGAATGCCAGTGTGCCTGGTGTTTGGCTGCACAGTTGCTCTCTTTTTCCTGCTCCCATTTGGCTTGCAGCCTGAAAGATTGggggtttttatttctgtttcagggGGTGTGCTTGAGTATTTTTAACTTGGCTATTGAAATAAATAGGAATTATGCAACAGTCCTTTGCTTTGGAAGTCTCTGTGCTCATTTCCCTATTCAccaaagaaaattttttaaatcctgctGGACAGTATTGACTGATCttgacaggaagaaaaaatattccagtcCATTTTCCCAGCAGGCCTGCACCACATACACCCTCAAAGACGTGTGAAGGAGGGGATCCTTCCAGAGGAATTTAAAAGATGTCAGGTCTGGGTGTTTCTGCACTGGAAGAACAAATCTAGAGTATAATGTGAGTAGAGGGAATGGCCACCAGCTTCTTGGGACCGTGGATCTTGTGTATTTTGGAGGGGGTGAAGAGGCTGGAACCCTGCCCTCATTGTGGCCCCAGGAGCTCCGGCCCCCCTTGGGCTCCTGAGAGCTCCTCTCCTCCTGTTGGAACCAGGAGCTCCTGTCCCCCTTGGTGAGCTGAAAGCTCCTGATGGATCCCAGAGCTCCTGATCTCCTGACCTCGGTAGGCCTGAAGAGTCCTCATCACCTTCCAGGTGCAGAACCTGCGTGAGAAACACTGGGGACAGCGAAGCTCCAAGGAGACAATTCCAGCTGAGCTCCTGGGGAGCATCTTGTCTGCATTTTCAGCATGGCAGAGGAACAAGTGGCTGGAGATGAAGGGTGGCATCCCCAGGGCCTCCTCCACcttgggagagagaggggaTGGATAGGTACCTCCTCCAGAAGTACATCAGGATGGGGAAGAGGGTGACCTTGGCGTTGTGGTAGATGGCCCGGGTCAGTGGCCCCTTGGAAGATGAACGGCAGATTAAATCCCTGCCTTTCTCAGAGATGTTGACCTGGGCACAAAAGAGACCAAAGCACTTTGCAGCACTCCTGATGGGGCCAGGTTTCTCTCCCTGACCCCACCTCAGCAGTCTCTAAGCAGAGACCCAAATTCCATCCTGCCTGCTTGCCCCAGGCACAAGGGCAGGATCCCACCTGGATTTCTGGGGGAAGCATTGTGCCCTCCAAAGGGGAGATGGCAGAGCTACTGGGAGGAGATGGGCTGGTTGCACTGGGAGGGGATGATGGTGACACTGGCCTCTGAGGAGTGAAAGGAGTGGACTGATGGTGTGCAGGATGATCCTGGCACACGAGGCTTAGTGCTCCTCTAGCAGATAATGCTGGAGAATCATCCCCATCTCTCCCATCCTTATCCACATGCTCGTTCTCAATTTATCAGGGCTTCTGGGGGGTTTCTTCCCACCCCTCCCAGCCCATGTGGGAGCCCCAGGCTCCAGAGCACACCCCAAAGCTGCCCCAGCAGATCCAGACCCGAGCCTGTTCCTCTTTCTTCGCCACtgttcccagctgtgctgcaatGGCCTCGAGCAATGAGCAGCCTCCAGCCTTCCTGGGAGTCCTGGGGTCTCACCCACAACTTGGGGGGGGATGTCAGAATTCAGGAAAAGTTTGCTGATGATGGCAAGTTTCCTTTTGAGAAAGGCAACGTGCTTTTCTGACCAGATGTTGCGGGGTGCCACAGCTTCCTCGCGGTCAGCCAACCTGGAAAACCTGCAAAGGCATCTGGGGTCTTGCTCTGAGACAAGTGCTGCTCAACTGCTAGGCTAGACAGTCCTGGTCTTGCTTAATTTGGTGTGGGAAATGCATTTGTAGAAAATTCTTAAATTCCTTTGGCCTTGCAAAAAAGATGAAGTACtttagagaaatagaactatgaaagatgcattgtagtAGGACCCACAGGGGTAGTTTTAGATGATTTGCTTTAAGGCATTTGCAGTATGGTGTGGCAAAAGCTGAGAGGCCAAGAAACACTTATATTGTAATTAAGAAATAGTTAGCTTGATTGTGATGGCGTGAAtgataacatctgtattgtctgCAGTGGTACCCGAGCACTTGGTGGAACAAGAACTTACTTGTCCATCTCCAGGTGAAAGTGGAGGTTATCAACAAGGAAGTTGACAACAATGAGCTGTTTGTCCAAAATGCGGCCTCACCTTCTGCAGCTGGCCTTTGCCCTTGCCCTTGTGGGAATGGGGGCTCTTGGCAGGACTTCTGCTCTTCTTCTCCTTGACAGGCAAGTCTGAGGCAGGGGAGGAgatgctgtgtgctgctgcccagcactgggTTTGCTGTTTCACCTCACCTGGGCTGCATGCAATTTGCTGGGGGCATTTCTACCTCTGTGAACTGCACCTTCCCTCTAGCTCGGTgatctcctccttccctccccctctTTGCACCCACAGAGAGTTTATGTTCActgtttcctgctgctctgtctAGCTGTTTGCCCTGGCTCTGACACAGCCCAGAAGCAGATAATGAGTGaggatgaaagggaaaaaaatctgtttccttcATATACAAAATTCTCTTGCTCTAAATAGGGTTTCTGTGTGTTTAGTAGATTATTTTTCTAactgcttttcctgccttctcTCAAACCTGTGTGTAAACTTTCTGTTCAGGTCAGCTCCCTGTTGCCTAGAAAACAATTtccttttgcttgtttttctggCCTGTCTCACCTTAGCTCCATTTAGTGTTTCCTGTTTtgggtggttgtttttttgttggattttttttttgagtcagGGATGCAAACTTGCATATACAACATTGTTTGAGAGAGATGCAACAGCATAACAGGGCTCTAAGTCATGGTGGTGGAAGGTAAAGGACAggttttctccatttttcttctcttcctcatcctcctcatccaaCCTGCCAGatgggagagcagagagagcaTCAAGGGCAGCCAGAGGCATGAGGAGGGCACTGGTTCGATGGAAGGGGGGCTAAGGTGGGGAGCAACTGATAAGGGATAGCCCCAGGGTTTGGGTCCCACTGGATTTCTGTTCCTGGAGGAGGCTGGACAATGGTAGAGGGCACTAGGTACCCTCCCCTGGACTCTCTTCTTGCACGTGGTAGCCTTGGGAGTGTCTGTCCTGCTTATCTGCAGTGTTTGCTCCTCCGGTCCAGCAGCCTGCAGGCCCAGAAGTGGTTTGGTAGGTTTGGGGTGAGAGTCTGGATGGAATATCAATGCTGATGGCtcacagaaaaatgcatttttagcAGTGGCTGTCTGGCTCCTTGGGGTGGGATGGATGTTGGGCAGGGTGCATTTGCATAACTGGGCTGAAGAAATCAGCTCAGCCCAGGTGCTCAGCATTATTTTTCCATTCGCTTTATATCTCAGTGTGAAGCTGCAAGCACTCATGGCTGGAGTATTCCCAGGAGGTGAGACATGCGTCCAGAGATTTAAGTATGGCTACAGTGTGATTTTAAGTGATTTTTCTGGGAATCTAAGCACTGCTCAGGTGCCATTCCATGGGCTGATTGAAGATGAAGTGCATGAAATTTGCACAAGGTGTGAAGAGTAAATCCGCACTGGGGGTGtgttaatttttctcctttccctggtAATTCTGCAGTTTAGACCCACAGGCCACCCTACATCTGAGAGGGCCAAATGAGCAAACAGGGAGCAGTGGCACTACAGGGGAGCTCTGGGAAAAGCCTGAAAGAGTGGAAGGGGCAAAGCTGTGTGCTGCCAGGTGCCAGACCTGTGTTTTCTAGCTGCCTTCTTCcttacagcagcagcagcagcattctCTCGAGCAATCCTCTCAGATGCAACAGCGGTGGGGACAGAAACAGGGCTGGCCTCTTCCTCAGGTGTCCAGGTGAGAGCCTGCAGACAGCTGGACCCTGGAGCCTCCATGTGGTGTCCCTGTGGTGACTCTGGCCCAGGAGACACTGTGGGAGCTCTTCACtactgggatattgggacacACAAGACAGATGATGGACTTTGGACCTAGTTAGCATGAGAGATTTGATAACAGCATGCCTTGGTAAGAGCAAACAGAACTTTGAGGATTAAATCAAATTGCAAAGAAGATTCAGTCAGATGGGTttactagaaaaagaaaattacatcagACTTCTGCAAGCAAGAGATGTTTAAAATGTATAAGTTTCTTTATGTGATGATTAACTCAATCACTGTAGTAAAATATTACTAGCCTTCCTAAAATGGTATATAAGCTTCTGTAGTCCACAATAAAATTGGATTCTTTGACCACCTCACAGTCTCCCCATCTCTCTCATCATCGTGGATACTTTACCTCTCATGGTCTGACCTCCTCATCTGCTTCAGAGAAATCCCCCACTGCCACTCTCCCTGGCTGCATTAATaccccagagcacagcctgtGGGGGGTGGATAGGCCTTTCCTTCTGGACAAGCTCCCCAAGGGTGATGGATGTTTGGGAGCCCACCTGGCCTCTCGCCTGCCCAGCCTGGACTCACCGAGTGCTGCACTCATGAGCTGCAGAAGCACCTCTTTCTTGCttgggtgtgggaatccagagcttccctctggctgccctggaaggcctgggaccctggcaggggtcaggaacccccctggacagagcccccagagacactggctgtgacctctgtccatggaaaagagttttcaatcttacaggatgaattacaacctctgagtgtttgatataaggaataattaagtgtggcatgggtgcaaaagtaaaattttaggtttctagattaggggtccaaaggggacaagatggaggaaattgggtgtgtcttgtccttttcctccttcttcatgccctccatgtttcactgtggtgttggcatttttctgttggttcaggctggggacacactgtccaacgtaggtgacagatattggcacattattgtaaatccagcacaggtagtttgtggtatttaatgtttgtaacatcccactgagggcagagccccacacgctgccctgcaggacagagctgcggcagggcagcagaacatgttagagataaacagaataaacagccttgaaaccagcacagaccaattatggcttctgctttggcagtggggcagaaggacagagactttctacaacctcggaatcatcaatacctcagattctgacacttGGGCTGCCCACAGACAGCTCATCTGCTATCATCCTCTGGAACTCTGCAtcagagagaggagaggggacagaCCCCATGTCCATTACCTCTGGTTACAACAGCCCTTCAGCACTGGCTCTGAGGGCTGTGTTTTGTCATCTTCCCTGTCCCCTTGTGTGTCCTGCTCCATGATCTACCCCTGACACTGCATTTCTTGGGTAAAACTGAGGGCCCACAAGCTACAGGGGTGCTACAGGTGACTGCTGTCACCCTCAGTGCAGAAATTGGTGTCATTCCCAAAAGATTGCATGACAGAACAAAGCTGAGGGCCATAGCACCAGCATGGCCAGTCCCAGCATCCTCAGAAGGCCAAAATGTGGAACTGAGGGGGCAGGAGCCACTGCTGGCTTTGGGCTTCAGCCACTTTGCTGCAGCCTTCATTTGACCTGGTGATCCAGGTcagtgcagggctgtggcatTTGGTGCCCCTGGTACTGGCAGGAGGGAATCTGGCCCTTGTCTAAAATCCTGCTGGACAGTTTTGACTGATTttgacaggaaagaaaagctgtcaAAGCTTTCATTACACACGAaggctcccagccccactgtACCAACACACCCCATGATGTCCATCACCTGTTCAGTTAAACCTCCAGAGCATAAGACATGCTTTACTGCCTTCAGCCAATGTGAGCCCCACCAGGAATGGAGAGCCCCTCTCACAAGCGCTGccaaggagctgctccagctctgcctggatggAGCCCCCTTTCTGCAGGTCCCGAGCAGCAAAAAATTGCCAGTGCTTGGAGGAGACCCcctgtcctggcttgtaagataagcatggattctattgccatctgttggaggttgggcagttttcttatctcttccaagaacaatgtctccctctggggagatatcttctgttaatgggccatggaATGACTCACTGCGTGACTGGTAAAATTGCATcatcccatggtgagatgctccacccagagggaggagccatgcattcctacctgcataaaatcagcactttttgggacatCAGAGCAGCCACTTTGCTGGAtttccagaggagcagcttcttcccatctggatccccagaggaagaccaggcccaactactaccagaccttcagagaaaactccacccttctagagatcaccacttcagcagcatttcatctgccactccaggaggagcaaccaccatttaactggactattaccaacaccctgactcctcagggtgtcaggtttctgactctatcatgagttttgtttgtactaattacattttttaatttttattatttttatttagtttttctcctaataaagaactgttattcccattcccatatctttgcctgagagcctttttttttaattgtggtGATTTGAAGGGAGGgagtttaccttttccatttcacaggaggctcttgccttccttcacagactcctgtcttttcaaaccaagacacccCCTCCAAGCTCCTCATGCCATGCAAGAcctggctcagctgcagggACTGGTTCATCCTCTGGGACAGGTGGAAATGTCCCCCTCAGCCTGGCACTTCGGCCATGGGGACATCCGTGCCTGGTGGTGAGAACGGGGCAGGGTGATGGCACAGAGCACCTTCAGCACCTTCTCCATCTCCAGCACTGCGCCCATCATGCCTCAGGGTTcagcttttatgtttttcagattctgggctgctttagtgtgtgggtctgggcttcatatgaGGGGATGTTGAGCTCTCTGCACAaagtagggagacaaaacaattccttctctggatggggaccaaggacaaatgatccaaatctcaggcccaagagcacaaccaacatgggctgaagagagaaaaaaccaagaaggatgggactgcctgggctaaagctggaattggacaatgaactcaaatatgcaaatggaccagaacttataaaagtgtcATACCCTGTGACCAGTGGTccattttgtggccattttaGGTTGTGATGCCCAAAGTGGATCTATTTGAGGCCTCTTAATAAATccctttattctttaactcagTCTAACCTCTGTCCCAGGTCAGCCTTCGCAAGGCATCACCCACATGTTTTACTGTGCCTCAGAATGCAAACCTGCCCAGCTTAGACCTCTGCTTGAGCTTGAAGCAGTCTGGAAGGAATCTGTGAGAGCACcaagctcagctccagcaggcTGGGATGTACAGGCAGCCAGAGGTAGTCCAGACACAGCCTTGCAGCTTTCCTGAagggctcagcatcccctcaggAGGGCTGGAAACCACCCTGAAGGTGtccccagcagcctggcagcctcGTGTGCTGTTTTGTTGGCTTTTGTCACCGGGgctggctccagctgctgccctgggagtaGCTCCCACATTCCCCCCGAAACCCTGCTGCAGGTTTTGTCTCTCCCCACAGACAGTTCACACAGCTCGCCAAGCAGCAGGGGTAGAGTGGCTGGTTTCTGGctggcagctgagaggcaggCACCAAAAATAACCCTAAATAACCCTGCAAAGCCGTCAGCAGCTCCCCTGACAGCGGAGCAGAGCGCTGGGAGGAGTTTGGCCCAGGGCATGGTGCCCACAGAGAGCAGGGCCCTGGTGCCCGCTGAAGTGCTAATTGCACTCCCAGACCAGCTCTGGCCTCCGAGGGGAGATTTCCCTGACAAGAGGTGCCTAAAAACCTGGGCAGCTAATTAACTTCCCACTAAGAGCAGTTTAATGAGTCAGGgtcaggagctgccagctgaCTTTTCCAAAATGCTCAGCTCTCCCTGGCTGAGTCTCTAGGAGCCAGGTCTTTCAGGATACCAAGCCCTGGCAGCCTCTCCTTAGCATTTTCAGGATCAGCTGCTGGTTTTACACAGTTGGTTTGAAGAACATCATCTGCAGTGAGAAAATTTCCCCACACAGGTTGTGCAGGTACCAGTGCAGGTGGGATGCTCAGAGGGTTCTGCCTGCAAGGAGGTTTCTGGGTGTAatgctggaatttggggaggttttaTGGGATTTCTGATGCCAGGAGGAATAATAGTCTGAGAAGAGAGCTTGTGTGACTCTGATTTCTTATCTCATcttttttggtggaaaaaaatatgtggaAAATTTGAGGGTGGTTGAGTCACAGGCTAAAAGGCTACATGGCCTCTTCCTCTCTGTGCTGGCTAGGCACTGGTGCTGGGGCAGGGTCATCCCATGTGTTTCATGCACATTAATCACATTAATAACAGTAATAATTACACATTAATAGCGTGGGCAAGGAAAAGAAGGGGAGATAAATTCCCAGAAGTGCTGTGCTCACCCGTGACTACCATAAAAGCCTGCAATGATGTTTCTCCCAGCTTTTAGGCAGGGTCACAGCttgtcccaggggagctcttGCAGGTtgtgcctgcagtgctgccagctgAATGGGATGCTGTGCTGGAAGAGTTAAGGATCTTTGCtccaggcagctggagcagggtaGGATCTGCTGTGTCACCCTGTGGCAGCACTGACTGGGGATATCGTGGGATGCTAGACCACTGCAGCTAATTCTGggcttctcctccctccctctccaaCTTTTCACATCCCCACTGGAGCCTGCACACCCCCAAAGATGTCCCTGTGCATCCCCCTTACCATAAACTGCAGGAATGTCTTGTCATCAGAGGCCAGAAATTCCTCATAGAGGCCACAGAGCACCTGGGGAGGAGCAAAGGGGGATTGTCCTCAGGCATGGGCACAGTGCTGGTGCCACAGGTGGTTCACAACTTGCTGACATGCCCAGGACACACCTGCACATCCAGCTTGGTCCATTGGGCTGCCCAGAAGGGCTGGGACTCTAAATGGGTTTTACTGGGCTTGTGCTGGAACCAGTGATGCGTGCAAAAGGATGGCCACTGCCCTGtcatccccagcccctggcatgTGCACCTAGCCAGGGTCACCAGAGATGTTCAGTgactgctcagccctgctctgctgcccagcaAACCAGTGGGGAGGCGCCTCTCCACTGGCCTGGTCCACGGCAAGTTGTTCCCTTCCTaatcccttctcctccttcattTTCCAAATACTTCCCTTCTTAAACAACCCCACAATCCTCACACCACCACAGGGGTGCCAATGCCAGCTGTATCCCCCCAGCCTGACCTCTGCCAGCACCTCTGTGAACCTTGCAAATCTCCTTCTGGGCTCTGAATATCCAGGGGGAGAATTCTCCACATATCAGATGGTTCCACAAACTCACGAGAGCCCTGTTCTCCAAGGGAAGCTTTTCAAAGTTGTTGTCCTCCAGGCAGGTCTTGCAGATCTTTTCACCAATCAAATGGTGCAGGAAGAAGCTGTTTTCTCTGTTGCAGTCCAGCACCACGGGCAGAAACTCCTCCAGGTCATGCCCCAGGTCCAAAAGATGAGTCTCCATGGCCGGTTCTGGTGCTGTAGGAAATCTCTGAAGGGTCTTCCTGCACAGGCCTCAGCACTCAGGGCCCAGGGAAGGAAATCCAAGGTCTTGACTGGCTTTTTCAGGGATGGCAGCCAGGCAAGGGATGCACAGGGAGGCAGGTCAGAGAGGATTTTTTCCTAAGAGAGGTTTTCTAGATCCTGCTCTGCACTGGACTGAGGTTTTCCAGGAaatgctgctcctcctctgcctccaaaGGCATGCTCCAAAGGATGCTGTGACTGCTGGGGAATTGATCCCAAAGCATCCTTATCCAGACACAattcctccctgctcccagctggccCTGGCTGCTTCTCTGCTTTCACCTGAAAAGTGGCCATTTTCAATTCTTGGGTGCCTCTCCCCTCCTTGACCAAAGCCCAGACCTCTGCTTTGGCCTTCTGGCTGCAGTAGGGCCCTGACACACCCTGGCTCCCTTTGATGTGCATCGTGGGGAGGGGCTCTGACAGGCCTGGGGGCTCCTGTCAGCCAGCCTGTGATAAACGTTCCTGATATTCCTGGAGCAAAGGCCAGCACGATTCCTCTTCCTCCATTCCCATCTTGCAGTGATGAAGAATTTAGGGAGCCAGTAACTCTGAATCATAAAAAGGACCTGCTCCTGCATCTTGCTTAGGATCTTCCCCCTGCTGCTGATGGACTGGATGTGCCTGGCTTTTGGAAGAGATCCTGAGATGGATGCAGGGAATTACAACGGGGAGATGGCTCCGAGCAGGCTGTTCTCCAGGCATGGGATGGCATCCCATccccctgggagcagccaggaaagACCCCCTCTCTTGTAGGGCAGTGCTCATCCCCAGCTCCCATGTCTCTCACCACGGATGGTGGTGGAGAAGGTGACAAAACTGGAGCTTCACACAGGTGAGTGGCTCTCAGCCTGTGCACCAGGGACAAGAACAGCTCCCTCTGACTTGTCCAGACCCAGGAGCCTTTCAGTGAGAAGCCAGAAGTCGATCAGTTCTTCCCCTACAGATCAGACCAGGGATGGTGCAGGAATGTGCCCATTGCTGATGGAGTGAACAAATTACCATTTGtctccttaaaaataaaaaagcccagaagtttctctcctcaatttggttAGAAGACACCTTATCAGACTTTGGGGACTTCACCTCAAACTTAAAGATAGCCCGTTGGACAGAAGGCAAAAAGTCCCGCCTAAGCAATTCActagaaaaaagaagaaaacaaaagaaataatcgCTTTTGTGAggtgttttagcaggagcaagaacctcttgctctggctcagtttttctctgtaaaaagCTTTGTTATTTTGACTTTATTTACAACTTTTGTGTTTCCAACGCTGTCACAGAAGCCATCCTGCTACTTTTATGCCATCTGAGGTAGCTGAGCTATCTCAGGTGTGGTACTTTTCTCTGAGAGCTTATGAGACCTGGCTCAAAGAGATAAGTATCACCATGGGAGTTGGGAGGGGCCCCTGAAAGCCCCGAGGGTGGATGAAGCAGAAGGAAACATCACCTGGATGAACCGAGggaacagagcagaggaaaGCCATGGTTGTGCATCTCTGTCACTATaaggacacgtgaaagcacgaCATGAGCCGCTGCTATTGCAATGgtaaaaaagaggaagttttatttctgactccagcatttatactttttcaaaggtgacagtggattggagggtggatgtgccacctctccaatgacattggacaaaccactagtacatcaagtttctccacctctatgaaggaatgcaaaacaataggttgtttgcagaaagttgtgtgagaaagttctctgacagaatgtaaactcagaaggctttagaaaaccttaagaatcagggtgacacatctccttcccagctctgctgctggctcacCTTCCAAAGCTTTCTCTGGGATCTTACCCATGCCCCCAGGTCTTTGCCAGCGTCCTGCCAGGCCCGTGGCTGGCTGGGAGGGGGGTGTGGAGCACCCCGTGCCCACCTGGCATTCCTTGGATGAAGGCACAGAAGTGCTGCATGCCCTGGCTCCCACTGATGcacctctccagcagccacTGCTCAGCACTCTGCCAGTtcaggagctctgctgtgggTCACAGAGCACCGATGGCATCAGGGGTTGCCTGCCAGATCCCAAGGAAACTCTCCAG is part of the Taeniopygia guttata chromosome 8, bTaeGut7.mat, whole genome shotgun sequence genome and harbors:
- the RGSL1 gene encoding LOW QUALITY PROTEIN: regulator of G-protein signaling protein-like (The sequence of the model RefSeq protein was modified relative to this genomic sequence to represent the inferred CDS: inserted 4 bases in 3 codons; deleted 1 base in 1 codon; substituted 1 base at 1 genomic stop codon), which translates into the protein MGEVLPVTQLCLGGRGHFQGHPLSSASIASTDMGLLLQDDVFVDFFNIFLNLPVFGQIPLYISGTGRWCPLLEGRMAWLEKPRLPDFCKSSLCLLLVLWQKLPGFSGSGEAAELLNWQSAEQWLLERCISGSQGMQHFCAFIQGMPGEELIDFWLLTERLLGLDKXQRELFLSLVHRLRATHLCEAPVLTACSEPSPRSRHIQSISSRGKILSKMQEQVLFMIQSYWLPKFFIXCKMGMEEEESCWPLLQEYQERLSQAGXQEPPGLSEPLPTMHIKGSQGVSGPYCSQKAKAEVWALVKEGRGTQELKMATFQEKILSDLPPCASLAWLPSLKKPVKTLDFLPWALSAEACAGRPFRDFLQHQNXAMETHLLDLGHDLEEFLPVVLDCNRENSFFLHHLIGEKICKTCLEDNNFEKLPLENRALVSLWNHLICGEFSPWIFRAQKEICKVLCGLYEEFLASDDKTFLQFMAEPSEHPTCTGGHFHLSQRMNQSLQLSQVLHGMRSLEGGVSSKHWQFFAARDLQKGGSIQAELEQLLGSACRILDKQLIVVNFLVDNLHFHLEMDKFSRLADREEAVAPRNIWSEKHVAFLKRKLAIISKLFLNSDIPPQVVNISEKGRDLICRSSSKGPLTRAIYHNAKVTLFPILMYFWRRFCTWKVMRTLQAYRGQEIRSSGIHQELSAHQGGQELLVPTGGEELSGAQGGPELLGPQ